In the genome of Capsicum annuum cultivar UCD-10X-F1 unplaced genomic scaffold, UCD10Xv1.1 ctg63352, whole genome shotgun sequence, the window gAGAATTAATTGATTAgtcaaacaataaaaaatataaagacaaactcaataaataaactagtttatcatattattatgatataccgaATGCAAATACTCAAGTGGCAAGAAAAAGAATgtacgaaaaaaataattttatcaactaaatGTCACACttttagaggaaaaaaaataattttatcaactatatACCATAATATTAgtggaaaaaataatttaccaacacatgtctcaactttagaggatgttaagaatatataagtataattttatttcagaaaaatattaaccaaattttttttatgaaaatagtcttcattaggtaatctaatctattaagaaattcatattctttcattaaataattcataaaaaaattggGTTGTATATATAAAAAGggtcaagatatgagtaatatattatatattcacctaaattaaaattaagaactaattaaggttgccacatcATTATTCCGATAGAATTATTGTAAAATCCAGTCATAGTGACTTTTGTAATGGTCGGAGTAAAGTTAAATGACTATGGATGAggtgaatgaaagaaaagtgactttgggtaatagatacaaagttaagtgatcATGAATGAtagaaaaatgacttttgggtAATAGATAgaaagttaagtgaccatggatgaaatttactcctcaaaaatatatttaaggggCCATTTTGAACTACCCTCAAATATAAGGGATATTCTTGTTAATTTCTCTTATACTTTAAGTAGGATTTCAACCAAATTTTGTCAAAGTTACTTTTGTGAAAGAATATGGGGCAAAGCTAAATAACTTTTGTGTACGACTTGACTTGTGAAAATGAGAAATAGGATGTTACCTTAATAAATACTATATACTTACATGGATCGGAGATACGAATATCCACGGGGTTGTTTCCGATGTCTTCTTGTTCTTTTTGAATTCGTGCAGCAGATTCCTCAAGTCCGGGAAGACACCAATTTAACTCAATCAGTTGTAGTGAGTGGATTTCTGCAAACTCAATGGGTATCTTTTTCAAATAATGGCATTCTTTAAGCACAAGGCGCTCAAGGACAGGAAAATTGTCATTCGTGGCTTTCCAGTACTtgagatcattatgtacaattAACAAAAGCTTCAATCGATTAAATCCCATAACAGTTGGACGCCATTCTTCGCCATCACAAGCACGATACATCAGCTTCAGCACCTCAAGGTTAGGCAATTCCGCTATGATGTCCAAGTACGACCAACTTAGATAAGTTTTGTCCAACTTCAGCTTCTTGAGCGTTGCTGGAAAAGCTTTTGCACTTGCTGGCCAAAATCCTCCAAAACGATATGTAAGACTCAATGTTTCAAGTTGCTGCAGATGGACAAGACTGTTGAGAGGCCCATCAGAAGAGTCAATCTGATA includes:
- the LOC107852232 gene encoding uncharacterized protein LOC107852232 (The sequence of the model RefSeq protein was modified relative to this genomic sequence to represent the inferred CDS: added 49 bases not found in genome assembly), producing the protein MLWKITYPEEILGLMQLRHLKLPEFYLPNPPSVSADKGSHVCFSNIQTISSMSPCCCTKEFIMRIQNVKELGLSAYQIDSSDGPLNSLVHLQQLETLSLTYRFGGFWPASAKAFPATLKKLKLDKTYLSWSYLDIIAELPNLEVLKLMYRACDGEEWRPTVMGFNRLKLLLIVHNDLKYWKATNDNFPVLERLVLKECHYLKKIPIEFAEIHSLQLIELNWCLPGLEESAARIQKEQEDIGNNPVDIRISDPWKESDSDSEEYFWRKD